A portion of the Sphingobacterium spiritivorum genome contains these proteins:
- a CDS encoding M16 family metallopeptidase, whose amino-acid sequence MRLLKPMALAFLLPATFSLAHANTHSPTNIHQEARQILASDSISWNTKLPLDNEVLTGKLKNGFQYFIRKNTEPEKRVVMYLANKVGSVLESEEQLGLAHFLEHMNFNGLKHFPKNALVDYLQKAGVRFGSDLNAYTSFDETIYQLPIPSDDPELLKNGLQVMRDWAQDALLTTEEIDKERGIVLEEMRGGKGAQQRMRDQYLPLLLNNSHYANRLPIGTEKSISTFNPDVLRQFHKDWYRPDLQSIIIVGDIDVKQMEAEVIRLFSDLKSPAKPRPNVKYKVDLANKNQFMAVTDPEMSYTVGQIIIKHPEEKTETVGDYRRALLKSVYNGMINARMSEILQQSNPPFIQAGGGVEEFLGGLDNLGLYFVAKPGEFESGFKTLVREMDRIQKFGFTQTEFDRVISSIRKNNETAYTERDKKKSESYVQGYMNYFLEKDPALSNEYRYQLTNQLLPSLTLKEVEQIGQKYYVDNNRDVLILAPDNQKANLPDEAKINTWFAEVDKEEITAYEDKVSKLPLLAKQPVKGSIVKEGTANAIGVKELVLSNGVKVLLKPTTFKNDEILISAFSPGGTSLYTDADYNSASNAAGLVDASGVGQLNNVELQKYLTGKRVGITPYISERSEGFSGQSDKEGLKTMFELLYGYFTEPRLDDDVFQSNITKSLSSIANMENDPSFVFRKSVFSTLYGNNVRRQPASKESIQQINKDRALEIYKDRFADASDFTFTIVGSFTEEEIKPLLEEYIAALPAKNRQEKAKDLGIQEPAKGVETVVNKGKEQKATVQLAYYGDYTYSEQENINLDALESILNITLIERLREEESGVYGVGAGANYRKFPKPRYSFSIGFGSAVDKAQPLIASTLDEINKIKKNGPTKVDLEKFVIEQKRQLEVQLRENGFWLGHIVNSAQNQEDATHILKYMDDLNKVTVESVKAVADKYLKEDRLFRFILMPDQVTAK is encoded by the coding sequence ATGAGATTATTAAAACCTATGGCTCTGGCATTTCTATTGCCGGCGACTTTTTCATTGGCGCACGCCAATACGCATTCCCCTACCAACATTCATCAGGAAGCACGTCAGATCTTAGCAAGCGACAGTATATCCTGGAATACAAAACTGCCTTTGGATAATGAAGTCCTTACAGGTAAGTTGAAAAACGGATTTCAGTATTTTATTCGCAAAAATACGGAACCGGAGAAAAGAGTAGTCATGTATCTGGCAAACAAAGTAGGCTCTGTGCTGGAGTCAGAAGAACAATTGGGATTGGCTCATTTTCTGGAGCATATGAATTTTAATGGATTAAAGCATTTTCCAAAGAATGCATTAGTTGATTATCTGCAGAAAGCAGGAGTTCGTTTTGGAAGTGACCTCAATGCATACACCAGCTTTGACGAAACTATATATCAGCTTCCTATTCCTTCTGATGATCCTGAATTGTTGAAAAACGGATTACAGGTCATGAGAGACTGGGCGCAGGATGCATTATTGACCACAGAAGAGATAGACAAAGAGCGCGGCATCGTACTGGAAGAAATGCGTGGCGGAAAAGGAGCACAACAACGTATGCGCGATCAGTATCTTCCGCTTTTGCTCAACAATTCACATTATGCCAACCGTCTTCCTATCGGAACGGAAAAAAGCATTTCTACCTTCAATCCGGATGTGTTACGCCAATTCCATAAAGACTGGTACAGACCAGACCTGCAGTCAATCATTATTGTAGGGGACATCGATGTTAAGCAAATGGAAGCAGAGGTAATCAGATTATTTTCTGATCTGAAATCTCCTGCAAAACCAAGACCTAATGTAAAATATAAAGTAGATCTGGCTAATAAAAACCAGTTTATGGCTGTAACCGATCCTGAAATGTCGTATACAGTTGGTCAGATTATTATTAAACATCCGGAAGAAAAAACGGAAACAGTTGGAGACTACCGCAGAGCATTGCTTAAATCAGTCTATAATGGTATGATCAATGCACGTATGAGTGAAATACTGCAACAATCTAATCCGCCATTTATTCAGGCCGGAGGTGGCGTTGAAGAATTCCTCGGAGGACTGGATAATCTGGGCTTATACTTTGTAGCTAAGCCGGGAGAATTTGAAAGCGGATTCAAAACATTGGTTCGGGAGATGGATCGAATTCAGAAATTCGGGTTTACACAAACTGAATTTGACCGTGTCATTTCTTCTATCCGTAAGAATAACGAAACAGCATATACCGAGCGTGACAAGAAGAAATCAGAAAGTTATGTGCAGGGATATATGAATTATTTTCTGGAAAAAGATCCTGCCTTAAGCAATGAATATCGTTATCAGCTCACTAATCAGCTTTTGCCTTCTCTGACCCTGAAAGAGGTTGAGCAGATCGGTCAAAAGTATTATGTAGACAATAACCGGGATGTACTGATCCTTGCACCTGATAATCAAAAAGCAAACCTGCCTGACGAAGCAAAGATCAACACCTGGTTTGCAGAAGTTGACAAAGAAGAAATTACAGCTTACGAAGACAAAGTTTCCAAGTTACCTTTACTGGCGAAACAACCTGTAAAAGGAAGTATCGTGAAGGAAGGCACTGCCAATGCCATAGGCGTAAAAGAGCTGGTGTTGAGCAATGGCGTAAAAGTGTTACTTAAGCCTACGACATTCAAAAATGATGAAATTCTGATTTCCGCTTTCAGTCCCGGAGGAACGTCCCTGTATACAGATGCCGATTACAACTCCGCTTCTAATGCTGCCGGACTAGTTGATGCCAGTGGTGTCGGACAATTGAATAATGTAGAATTACAAAAATACCTTACCGGCAAACGTGTAGGTATCACACCTTATATCAGTGAACGATCTGAAGGATTCAGCGGACAGTCTGACAAAGAAGGTTTGAAAACAATGTTTGAGTTATTGTATGGCTACTTCACCGAGCCAAGATTAGATGATGATGTTTTCCAGAGCAACATTACCAAATCTCTTTCCTCTATTGCAAATATGGAAAATGATCCAAGTTTTGTCTTTAGAAAAAGTGTATTCAGCACATTATACGGAAATAATGTTCGTCGACAACCAGCTTCAAAAGAATCTATACAGCAGATCAATAAGGACAGAGCACTGGAAATCTACAAAGACCGCTTTGCGGACGCTTCCGATTTCACCTTTACTATTGTAGGTTCATTTACGGAAGAAGAGATCAAGCCGCTTCTGGAAGAGTACATCGCTGCATTACCGGCTAAAAACCGTCAGGAGAAAGCAAAAGATCTGGGTATTCAGGAGCCGGCAAAAGGTGTCGAAACTGTTGTGAATAAAGGTAAAGAGCAAAAAGCTACTGTACAATTAGCATATTACGGAGATTATACTTACTCAGAGCAGGAAAATATAAATCTGGATGCACTGGAAAGTATTCTTAATATCACGCTGATCGAGCGCCTTCGTGAAGAGGAAAGCGGCGTATACGGAGTAGGAGCAGGAGCCAATTACCGTAAATTTCCAAAACCAAGATACAGCTTCAGTATCGGCTTTGGATCTGCAGTAGATAAAGCACAACCCCTGATTGCTTCTACACTGGATGAGATCAACAAGATTAAGAAAAACGGACCTACGAAAGTTGATCTGGAAAAATTTGTGATTGAACAAAAACGTCAGTTAGAGGTGCAGTTGCGCGAAAATGGTTTCTGGCTGGGACATATTGTCAATTCAGCTCAGAATCAGGAAGACGCTACGCATATCCTGAAATACATGGACGACCTCAATAAGGTGACGGTTGAATCTGTAAAGGCTGTAGCAGATAAATATCTGAAAGAAGATCGTTTATTCAGGTTTATTCTGATGCCGGATCAGGTTACTGCCAAATAA
- a CDS encoding site-specific tyrosine recombinase, whose protein sequence is MEWEINKKDFKRYLQLERGLAPHSIEAYLNDISKLEVYCTDQQLTVNQLSVHHLQEFLVWLNNTFNISPYTQSRLISGLKAFFGYLQLEGLITKNPAELIQSPRLSRKIPVVLNIEEIDQLIAALDLSTADGMRNKAILEILYGCGLRVSELVNLRISNLFLEVDFIKVEGKGNKERLIPIGQHAIKYLNIYLNEIRVHQPVKSGFEDYVFLNKRGTSLSRVMIFLIIKDLAAKVGLQKEISPHTFRHSFASHLVEGGADLRAVQDMLGHESITTTEIYTHIDRDYLHAVITQYHPRS, encoded by the coding sequence ATGGAATGGGAAATCAACAAGAAAGATTTTAAACGTTATTTACAACTGGAGAGAGGTCTTGCTCCCCACTCTATTGAAGCATATCTGAATGATATCTCCAAGCTGGAAGTATACTGCACCGATCAACAGCTTACCGTAAACCAATTGTCTGTTCATCATTTACAGGAGTTTCTCGTCTGGCTGAATAATACGTTTAATATTTCTCCTTATACCCAATCCCGTCTTATTTCGGGACTGAAAGCTTTTTTCGGATATCTTCAACTGGAAGGACTCATAACCAAAAATCCTGCAGAACTGATTCAGTCTCCCCGATTGAGCCGGAAGATTCCTGTAGTGCTTAATATAGAAGAAATTGACCAACTCATTGCTGCGCTGGATCTGAGTACTGCAGACGGTATGCGTAACAAGGCGATCCTTGAAATATTATACGGTTGCGGACTTCGGGTTTCTGAATTAGTGAACCTGCGGATATCTAACCTCTTTCTGGAGGTAGATTTTATTAAGGTAGAAGGAAAAGGAAATAAAGAGCGATTAATTCCTATCGGACAGCACGCTATAAAGTACCTGAATATTTATTTGAATGAAATACGGGTACATCAGCCTGTAAAATCCGGATTTGAAGATTATGTTTTCCTCAATAAACGCGGAACCTCACTTTCCAGAGTTATGATATTTTTAATTATCAAAGATCTGGCAGCAAAAGTAGGTCTTCAGAAAGAAATCAGTCCTCATACATTCAGGCACAGTTTTGCTTCTCATCTCGTAGAAGGTGGCGCTGACCTCCGGGCAGTACAGGATATGCTGGGGCATGAAAGCATCACTACGACAGAAATCTATACGCATATTGACCGGGATTATCTGCATGCTGTCATCACGCAATATCATCCCAGATCGTAA
- a CDS encoding TonB-dependent receptor, whose product MIKRVIAILLLCTAYSLSFAQSSCPYVWTGQIQSATTKLPVANATVMLQPSGKSVMTDAKGYYRLSAVCAGTYTLHISSVGYDALQSDQIVLSKDKSQNFTLHPSNIHLDDVEVVGVSNTALSGSKHRLSAQDLSETKGKLLGDALSRIAGVTTLSTGSSIVKPVINGLHSNRILVLNNGIRQEGQQWGSEHAPEIDPFTADKIEVIKGAQAVRYGADALGGVVVTTPAELHYDKVIGGRLDLVGESNGRGGTTSAMLEGNTKVLPDLAWRVQASGKKLGNIRTGSYYLGNTGVEELNFSGQLQYRLKSGHIETYFSRFGTNLGIFRGAHVGTREDIYTIIENGRPLDQYDFSYTIEAPRQQVTHDLAKVKWQQQLSASGTMEVQYGYQRNHRREYDLRRVEADDLPMADMSLTTQSLDVLYRTPAVQFGLNGVIQINNNKPGTGTTPIIPNYDNHSFGVFGLTQFHHNSYHFEVGLRYDYRYFDAAGYRYDYPNPNDDGTINQKLYSGTRTFHNVSGTAGLLYHITPALNWKSNIGLAWRAPSANELYSDGLHHGSGIYEVGNPDMKSEKGVKWVNSLLYNPGKIDFNMDIYAQYIYDYIYAVPNPDSVRQTIRGTFPVYSYQQHNAFFYGLDIKGSYHISDYWQYDLAFSAVRAKNTSLKTYLQFIPSDRVTQSIQWNLASAKWAQKPYVKLSHRYVARQDRFEADMDYVAPPPAYHLVDLYTGASWAIGKQQLHLTLSAENLMNKLYKDYMDTFRYYAHRAGRNISFRIAYQF is encoded by the coding sequence ATGATTAAAAGAGTAATCGCTATATTACTATTGTGCACAGCTTATTCGCTGTCCTTTGCCCAGTCTTCCTGTCCGTATGTATGGACAGGGCAGATTCAATCTGCAACTACCAAACTTCCTGTTGCCAATGCAACGGTTATGCTTCAGCCTTCCGGCAAATCTGTAATGACGGATGCCAAAGGTTATTATCGCTTGTCTGCTGTCTGTGCAGGTACGTACACCCTGCATATCAGTTCTGTAGGATATGATGCCCTGCAATCTGATCAGATTGTCTTATCTAAAGATAAATCTCAGAATTTCACACTCCATCCTTCTAATATTCATCTGGATGATGTAGAAGTGGTTGGAGTTTCTAATACAGCGCTTTCAGGGAGCAAACACCGTCTTTCGGCTCAGGATCTTTCTGAAACAAAAGGAAAGCTTTTAGGTGATGCATTGAGCAGGATTGCCGGTGTGACTACGCTTAGTACAGGGAGTTCAATCGTGAAGCCGGTCATCAACGGGCTGCACAGCAACAGGATACTTGTGCTGAACAACGGAATAAGACAGGAAGGGCAACAATGGGGATCAGAGCATGCTCCGGAGATCGATCCGTTTACAGCTGATAAGATCGAAGTGATTAAAGGAGCGCAGGCTGTACGTTATGGTGCTGATGCTTTGGGTGGTGTAGTCGTAACTACTCCTGCTGAACTTCATTACGATAAAGTGATCGGCGGCCGACTGGATCTCGTAGGCGAAAGCAACGGACGCGGAGGTACCACTTCGGCAATGCTGGAAGGAAATACAAAAGTGCTTCCTGATCTGGCCTGGCGTGTACAGGCATCAGGAAAGAAACTGGGGAACATACGCACAGGATCGTACTATCTAGGCAATACTGGTGTGGAAGAACTTAATTTTTCCGGTCAGTTGCAATATCGCCTGAAGTCCGGACATATCGAGACCTATTTCAGTCGGTTCGGAACCAATCTGGGAATATTTCGCGGAGCCCATGTCGGAACACGTGAAGATATTTATACCATTATCGAAAACGGAAGACCACTTGATCAGTATGATTTTTCTTATACTATAGAAGCTCCGCGTCAACAGGTGACTCATGATCTGGCAAAAGTGAAATGGCAGCAACAATTGTCTGCTTCGGGTACAATGGAGGTGCAATATGGTTATCAGCGCAATCACCGCAGGGAATACGATCTGCGTCGTGTGGAAGCTGATGATTTGCCTATGGCAGATATGTCCCTCACTACCCAGTCACTGGATGTACTGTACCGCACACCTGCTGTTCAGTTTGGTCTTAACGGAGTTATACAGATCAACAACAATAAGCCGGGCACAGGTACTACACCGATTATTCCAAATTATGACAATCATAGCTTTGGTGTATTCGGACTTACACAGTTTCATCACAATTCTTATCATTTTGAAGTTGGACTGCGTTATGATTACCGCTACTTTGATGCGGCAGGTTACCGTTATGACTACCCGAATCCGAATGATGACGGGACTATCAATCAAAAGTTGTATTCCGGTACACGGACATTTCACAACGTTTCGGGAACAGCGGGACTGTTATACCATATTACACCTGCCCTCAACTGGAAGAGTAATATAGGTCTGGCATGGAGAGCGCCTTCAGCAAATGAATTGTACAGCGATGGCCTGCATCATGGAAGCGGTATTTATGAAGTCGGTAATCCGGACATGAAAAGTGAAAAAGGAGTAAAATGGGTCAATAGCCTGCTTTATAATCCGGGTAAAATAGATTTCAATATGGATATCTATGCGCAATATATCTACGATTACATTTATGCTGTACCTAACCCGGACTCTGTGAGACAAACTATACGTGGCACTTTCCCGGTGTATAGTTATCAGCAGCATAATGCCTTTTTCTACGGGCTGGACATCAAAGGGTCTTATCATATCTCTGATTACTGGCAATATGATCTGGCATTTTCTGCCGTGAGGGCTAAAAATACTTCTTTGAAAACTTACCTTCAGTTTATTCCCTCGGACAGAGTTACACAAAGTATACAATGGAATCTGGCATCCGCAAAATGGGCGCAAAAACCGTATGTTAAATTAAGCCACCGGTATGTGGCCCGGCAGGATCGTTTTGAAGCAGACATGGATTATGTTGCTCCTCCCCCTGCCTATCACCTGGTGGATCTGTACACAGGCGCAAGTTGGGCTATTGGAAAACAACAGCTGCACCTCACGCTTTCTGCAGAAAACCTGATGAATAAGTTATACAAGGATTATATGGATACCTTCCGGTACTATGCCCACAGAGCGGGCCGGAATATCTCTTTCCGTATAGCTTATCAATTTTAA
- the rpsU gene encoding 30S ribosomal protein S21 codes for MIIVNVKEGESLDRALKRFKKKFEKTGVLRELRSRQAFEKKSVTRRIQVKKAIYKQSLNQETV; via the coding sequence ATGATCATTGTAAATGTAAAAGAAGGAGAGTCATTGGATAGAGCGTTAAAACGTTTCAAGAAGAAATTCGAGAAAACAGGTGTTTTAAGAGAACTTCGCTCACGCCAGGCTTTTGAGAAAAAATCTGTTACCCGTCGTATTCAGGTTAAAAAAGCAATCTACAAACAATCTTTAAATCAGGAAACTGTTTAA